Proteins encoded in a region of the Caballeronia sp. M1242 genome:
- a CDS encoding ABC transporter ATP-binding protein, with translation MARIEFTNLAHAYGAGPATRDDYALQPMSMVWNDGGAYALLGPSGCGKTTLLNIVSGLVRPSEGKVLFDGRDVTALGARQRNIAQVFQFPVVYDTMTVYENLAFPLRNRKLPDAEVKKRVHEVADILDMTRDLPLKASNLAADAKQKISLGRGLVRKDVAAILFDEPLTVIDPAMKWMLRRQLKKIHQQLKLTLIYVTHDQVEALTFADEVVVMTNGRVVQKGGADALFLRPDHAFVGYFIGSPGMNLCPIELDADGARIGSQRLPLDAGTLATLRAAHQQSSGALKLGIRPEFVRLSQEGEAGAVAAQVLRAQQLGNYQLVTLQCDGHVFNAKLEPHLRVVDGPAWLHLIAPETVFFCNDERIETRILEGAAR, from the coding sequence ATGGCGCGCATTGAGTTCACAAATCTCGCGCACGCTTATGGAGCAGGTCCCGCGACGCGTGACGACTACGCGCTTCAACCCATGAGCATGGTCTGGAATGACGGCGGCGCTTATGCGTTGCTCGGTCCATCGGGGTGCGGCAAGACCACGCTACTGAACATCGTGTCGGGGCTCGTCAGGCCGTCCGAGGGCAAGGTGTTGTTCGACGGACGCGATGTGACGGCGCTCGGCGCGCGTCAGCGCAACATCGCGCAGGTGTTCCAGTTCCCCGTGGTCTACGACACGATGACCGTCTACGAGAACCTCGCGTTTCCGCTCCGTAATCGCAAGCTGCCGGACGCCGAGGTCAAAAAGCGCGTGCACGAAGTCGCGGACATCCTCGATATGACGCGCGACCTGCCGCTCAAGGCGAGCAATCTGGCCGCCGACGCCAAACAGAAAATCTCGCTCGGGCGCGGCCTCGTGCGCAAGGACGTCGCGGCGATTCTCTTCGACGAACCGTTGACCGTGATCGACCCGGCGATGAAGTGGATGTTGCGCCGCCAGTTGAAGAAGATTCATCAGCAACTCAAGCTCACACTGATCTACGTGACGCACGATCAGGTAGAAGCGCTGACTTTCGCCGATGAAGTCGTGGTCATGACGAACGGCCGCGTCGTTCAGAAAGGAGGAGCCGATGCGCTCTTTCTGCGGCCGGATCATGCTTTCGTAGGCTACTTCATCGGCAGTCCGGGCATGAATCTGTGTCCGATCGAGCTCGACGCCGACGGCGCAAGAATCGGCTCGCAGCGTTTGCCGCTCGACGCCGGCACGCTCGCGACGCTACGGGCCGCGCATCAGCAGTCGAGCGGCGCGCTCAAGCTGGGCATTCGCCCTGAGTTCGTCCGCCTCTCGCAGGAAGGAGAAGCCGGCGCGGTCGCCGCGCAAGTGCTGCGCGCGCAACAGCTCGGCAACTATCAACTGGTCACCTTGCAATGCGACGGCCATGTTTTCAATGCGAAGCTCGAGCCGCATCTAAGGGTCGTCGACGGCCCTGCCTGGCTGCATCTCATCGCGCCTGAAACCGTGTTCTTCTGCAACGACGAGAGAATCGAAACCCGCATTCTGGAAGGGGCCGCGCGATGA
- a CDS encoding carbohydrate ABC transporter permease, translated as MNKPVNQKAWLLVIPVFICVAFSAILPLMTVVNYSVQDIIGPTQHVFVGTEWFRNIMTDPDLREALGRQVIFSACVLLFEIPLGVGLALSMPASGWRASATLIVLAMPLLIPWNVVGTIWQIFGRPDIGLLGYWLNSLGFDYNYTASPTAAWITVLVMDIWHWTPLVALLCYAGLRAIPDAFYQAAEIDGASRFAVFRYIELPKMRGVLMIAVLLRFMDSFMIYTEPFVLTGGGPGNSTTFLSQYLTQKAVGQFDLGPAAAFSLIYFLIILLLCFILYSWMSRVGKGESAAQGADHAG; from the coding sequence ATGAACAAGCCCGTCAATCAAAAGGCATGGTTGCTGGTCATTCCGGTGTTCATCTGCGTCGCGTTCTCCGCGATCCTGCCGCTGATGACGGTGGTCAATTATTCGGTGCAGGACATCATCGGGCCGACCCAGCACGTGTTCGTCGGTACGGAATGGTTTCGCAACATCATGACCGATCCGGATTTGCGCGAGGCGCTCGGCAGACAGGTCATCTTCTCCGCGTGCGTTCTGCTGTTCGAGATTCCATTGGGCGTGGGCCTCGCATTGTCGATGCCGGCTTCCGGATGGCGGGCATCGGCCACGCTCATCGTGCTTGCCATGCCGTTGCTGATTCCATGGAACGTGGTGGGCACGATCTGGCAGATCTTCGGGCGGCCGGATATCGGACTGCTCGGCTACTGGCTGAATAGTCTCGGCTTCGACTATAACTACACGGCGAGTCCCACGGCCGCATGGATCACCGTGCTCGTGATGGACATCTGGCACTGGACGCCGCTCGTCGCGCTGCTGTGCTATGCAGGATTGCGCGCGATTCCGGACGCCTTCTATCAGGCCGCGGAAATAGATGGCGCGAGCCGCTTCGCGGTATTCCGCTACATCGAATTGCCGAAGATGCGCGGCGTACTGATGATCGCCGTGTTGCTGCGCTTCATGGACAGCTTCATGATCTACACGGAGCCGTTCGTGCTGACAGGCGGCGGCCCCGGCAATTCCACGACATTCCTCAGTCAGTATCTGACTCAGAAAGCGGTCGGTCAGTTCGACCTGGGACCGGCGGCGGCTTTCTCGCTGATCTATTTCCTGATCATTCTGCTGCTTTGCTTCATTCTGTATAGCTGGATGAGCCGCGTAGGCAAAGGCGAATCCGCTGCGCAAGGAGCCGACCATGCAGGATAA
- a CDS encoding carbohydrate ABC transporter permease gives MQDKRRWMRTSMLVVYVLFALIPLYWMVSISLRTNEETMSTFATLPQHATLANYKVIFTDPSWYWGYINSIIYVLMNTVMSVLVALPAAYAFSRYRFLGDKHMFFWLLTNRMTPPAVFLLPFFQLYSSVGLTDTYIAVALAHMLFNVPLAVWILEGFMSGVSREIDETAYIDGYSFPAFFVKIFLPLIKSGVGVTAFFCFMFSWVELLLARTLTSVNAKPIAAVMTRTVSAAGMDWGVLSAAGVLTIVPGALVIYFVRNYIAKGFAMGRV, from the coding sequence ATGCAGGATAAGCGCCGCTGGATGCGGACGTCGATGCTCGTCGTCTATGTGCTGTTCGCGCTCATTCCGCTTTACTGGATGGTTTCCATCTCGCTGCGCACGAATGAGGAAACCATGTCGACGTTCGCCACGCTGCCGCAGCACGCGACGCTAGCGAACTATAAGGTGATCTTCACCGATCCCTCCTGGTACTGGGGCTACATCAATTCGATCATCTACGTGCTGATGAACACGGTGATGTCGGTGTTGGTCGCATTGCCTGCCGCGTACGCGTTCTCGCGATATCGCTTTCTCGGCGACAAGCATATGTTCTTCTGGCTGCTGACCAACCGCATGACGCCGCCCGCCGTATTCCTGCTGCCTTTTTTCCAGCTCTATTCGAGCGTCGGCCTGACCGACACGTACATTGCCGTCGCACTCGCGCACATGCTGTTCAACGTGCCGCTTGCCGTGTGGATTCTCGAAGGTTTCATGTCGGGCGTCTCCCGAGAGATAGACGAAACGGCGTACATCGACGGTTATTCGTTTCCCGCATTCTTCGTGAAGATCTTTCTGCCCCTCATCAAATCGGGCGTCGGCGTCACGGCTTTTTTCTGCTTCATGTTCAGCTGGGTCGAACTGCTGCTCGCGCGCACGCTGACTTCGGTCAACGCGAAACCTATCGCTGCGGTGATGACGCGGACCGTGTCGGCGGCAGGCATGGATTGGGGCGTGCTGTCGGCGGCGGGCGTGCTGACCATCGTTCCCGGCGCGCTGGTGATCTACTTCGTGCGCAACTACATCGCGAAAGGCTTCGCGATGGGGAGAGTGTGA
- a CDS encoding DUF2160 domain-containing protein encodes MFTWMYWTPEVAIFFACIVVMLGGMTVWELRSPTHERKGFLPIPTTRGDRLFIGLLTAAYINLAWLAISDEGASSWPGFAASVLILLAIMWKG; translated from the coding sequence ATGTTCACCTGGATGTACTGGACCCCCGAGGTGGCGATTTTCTTCGCCTGCATCGTCGTGATGCTGGGCGGCATGACCGTATGGGAACTGCGCTCGCCCACTCATGAACGCAAGGGCTTTCTCCCTATTCCGACGACTCGCGGTGACCGGCTATTCATCGGCCTGTTGACTGCCGCGTATATCAATCTCGCGTGGCTCGCAATCAGCGACGAGGGCGCCAGTTCCTGGCCGGGCTTCGCGGCCTCCGTGCTGATACTGCTCGCGATCATGTGGAAGGGCTAG
- a CDS encoding ABC transporter substrate-binding protein translates to MHQRRRIVTLALASIVSGAFANQALAGTPEAQKWVDSEFQPSTLSKQQQMDEMKWFIDTAAKLKSQGVKEIHVVSETIDTHTYESKTLAAAFSEITGIQVKHDIIQEGDVVEKLQTSMQSGQSIYDGWISDSDLIGTHYRYGVIVPLSDYMAGEGKEYTNPGLDLKDFIGTSFTTAPDKKLYQLPDQQFANLYWFRADWFARKDLQDKFKAKYGYDLGVPVNWSAYEDIAEFFTNDVKNIDGEKVYGHMDYGKKDPSLGWRFTDAWLSMAGAADKGIPNGMPVDEWGIRVTPDGCHPVGASVSRGGGTNSPPAVYATTKYIDWLKKYAPPEASGMTFSEAGPVPAQGRIAQQVFWYTAFTASMLKPGNVTNADGTPKWRMAPSPHGAYWKDGMQNGYQDVGSWTFFKSTPPKQRAAAWLYAQFVTSKSVSLKKSIVGLTFIRDSDIHSDYFTKNADKYGGLIEFYRSPARVAWTPTGNNVPDYPKMAQLWWKNVGTAVAGEKTPQAAMDNLAKEMDQVLARLQRAGMKVCAPELNPQSDPSKWLSDQHAPWKRLDNEKPKGETVKYEQLLSAWKAGKVR, encoded by the coding sequence ATGCATCAGAGGAGACGGATCGTCACGCTGGCATTGGCGAGCATCGTGTCAGGTGCCTTCGCGAATCAGGCGCTCGCGGGCACGCCCGAGGCGCAGAAATGGGTGGACAGCGAGTTTCAACCGAGCACGCTTTCGAAACAGCAGCAGATGGACGAGATGAAATGGTTCATCGACACCGCTGCGAAACTCAAATCGCAGGGCGTCAAGGAGATTCATGTCGTGTCGGAAACCATCGACACGCATACCTACGAATCGAAGACGCTCGCTGCCGCATTCAGTGAAATCACCGGCATTCAGGTGAAGCACGACATCATTCAGGAAGGCGACGTCGTCGAGAAATTGCAGACCTCGATGCAATCCGGGCAAAGCATTTACGACGGATGGATTTCGGACTCTGATCTGATCGGAACGCACTATCGCTATGGCGTGATCGTTCCCCTCTCTGATTACATGGCAGGGGAGGGCAAGGAATACACGAACCCCGGGCTCGACCTGAAAGACTTCATCGGCACGAGCTTTACGACCGCGCCCGACAAGAAGCTCTATCAGCTTCCCGACCAACAGTTCGCGAATCTCTACTGGTTCCGCGCGGACTGGTTCGCACGCAAGGATCTGCAGGACAAGTTCAAGGCCAAGTATGGTTACGATCTCGGCGTGCCGGTCAACTGGTCCGCGTACGAAGACATCGCCGAGTTCTTCACGAACGATGTGAAGAACATCGACGGAGAGAAAGTTTACGGCCATATGGATTACGGCAAGAAGGACCCGTCGCTCGGCTGGCGCTTCACGGACGCATGGCTCTCGATGGCGGGCGCAGCCGACAAGGGCATTCCGAACGGCATGCCCGTCGACGAATGGGGCATTCGCGTGACGCCCGACGGCTGTCATCCGGTGGGTGCGTCGGTATCGCGCGGCGGCGGCACCAACAGCCCGCCAGCAGTCTATGCGACGACCAAATACATCGACTGGCTCAAGAAATACGCGCCGCCGGAAGCATCGGGCATGACCTTCAGCGAGGCTGGCCCGGTGCCCGCGCAAGGCCGGATTGCGCAACAGGTGTTTTGGTACACGGCGTTCACGGCGTCGATGCTCAAGCCGGGCAATGTCACGAATGCGGACGGCACGCCGAAATGGCGCATGGCGCCGTCACCGCACGGCGCTTACTGGAAGGACGGCATGCAAAACGGCTATCAGGATGTCGGTTCGTGGACGTTCTTCAAGTCGACGCCGCCGAAGCAGCGAGCCGCCGCATGGCTGTACGCGCAGTTCGTCACGTCGAAGAGCGTGTCGCTCAAGAAGTCGATTGTCGGTCTCACGTTCATTCGCGACTCCGATATTCATAGCGACTACTTCACGAAAAACGCGGACAAGTACGGCGGTCTGATCGAGTTCTATCGCAGTCCGGCGCGCGTCGCGTGGACGCCGACCGGCAACAACGTGCCCGATTATCCGAAGATGGCGCAGCTCTGGTGGAAGAACGTCGGCACCGCGGTCGCGGGTGAAAAGACTCCGCAGGCTGCAATGGACAACCTCGCGAAAGAAATGGATCAGGTGTTGGCCCGCTTGCAGCGAGCGGGGATGAAGGTTTGCGCGCCGGAACTCAATCCGCAAAGCGATCCGTCCAAGTGGCTGTCAGACCAGCACGCGCCCTGGAAGCGGCTCGACAACGAGAAACCGAAGGGCGAAACCGTGAAGTATGAGCAACTGCTGTCAGCCTGGAAGGCAGGCAAGGTGCGGTAG
- a CDS encoding DUF756 domain-containing protein, producing MGPIKGNRGGRSAGFEALTLGAGNGWTISTNGALPAALFWNIAHTGCWFDFEVTRATDRSFFRRIAGRMETGRHSVTDPATSMADSF from the coding sequence ATGGGACCGATCAAAGGTAATCGAGGCGGTCGTTCAGCCGGGTTCGAAGCCTTGACGCTCGGCGCGGGCAATGGGTGGACGATCAGCACGAACGGGGCATTGCCTGCCGCGCTATTTTGGAACATCGCTCACACTGGCTGCTGGTTTGACTTCGAGGTCACCCGCGCCACGGACCGCAGCTTCTTCCGGCGCATCGCGGGACGGATGGAGACGGGCCGTCATTCGGTGACCGACCCGGCGACGAGCATGGCCGATAGCTTCTGA